A window of Mycoplasmopsis equigenitalium genomic DNA:
AAAATCAAAAATGTCAGCTAAGTCATAAGTTTTTTCTTTAATACTTTGAACCATATTTTTCAAGTCGACAATTGTTAAATTATATTTATCACTTACCTTTTTAGCGAATTCCGGATCGTCCATCGCTTGTTCTATCATCACGATCATTTCATCATTTCTTGTGTTTTCGAATCCTTTGTTGTACACAACATATTGATCTGCGTTTTCTTCATACAATTGATAAAAATTATCTACAAAGTCCATGACATTTATTGTTTTTGGATCATAAACAATATCTTTAGATTCATATATTTTGTTATTCTTAGATTTAATAATAGATACTTGGAATACTATTTGTTGGTAAGGTCTTGAATTTTCTACTATTGCATATGGTAATGAAATTGATTCGTAGTCATATCACACGACTTTTTTATTATCTAGTTTTTCAATTTCTTGTTGTAATTTTTCACGATCAGGAATAATAAATTGTTCTTTTACATTTAAGTACTTTTTAGCCATTAATGCTAATGACAAGTCTCCTTTAGTTAACTCATCGAGTAATTTTTTTCTAGGAATAAAGTTACCTTGAATACCAGCATATTCTGGAAAAATTTCTGCATAAAGGTCATTGAAATGTGGATTATCTCCTCATGAACTTTTATTCTCGATATAGAATAAAATCGGTTTCTCTAAATAATCGTTTTTATCAAACTTATGATTCATAAAACCTTTAATGTAAGTTAAAATTCCATTGAACGGGTTTAGTACACACTTTTGACTTTCTTTAACTTCTAAAGAATTACTTGTACCTCTTTTTGGTATTCCAATTTCATATAACGTCAGCGTGTCAAACATATTAATTAATTTAGATTTTTCAAAATCTTCTAAGTACTTCAAATTACATGCATTTACAAAGCCAAATTTCTTAGTAATTAATGTTCTTTTCATATTATTTGGTCTTGCTTTCAAACATACCGCATGTTCCGTGAATTTAAAATAAAACTTGCGTAACTCATATTTTTCTTCTTCACTACGACAAATAAACTTAACACACGCTAACGATTTATTAAATGGTTTGAAATAGCCATTAACAACACCATAAGCAAAATACGCTTTCAAGATATCTTTTGCGACTGGCATAATACTAAATGTTTCAACATACAATGTCATTGATTTTAAATCTAAGGCATAAAACGTCGAAACAGCATCATTATATTCTAACGCTCCATTAACAATAATGTCACTTTTATTAGCTTTAATTTCTTCGATAGTTTCTTTTACTTTATCTTCAGCACTTTTTGAAGAATTTCAATGTAATTTCTTGTTTTTTGTTGAATTTTCGAAAAAAATGTCTCTTGCTTTTTTATAGTCTTCGAAAATGGAAATTGGTCCATTTAAATATGATTTTTCTTCTCCCTCATCGTCATCAAAATTCGAAATAATTAAAATATTTTCTTCTAAGTCATCATCACTTGATTCTTCATCATCAAATCACAACCCTTTAGACCTTGTCATTGAATTGTAAAATAATCGAAAATCTATTTTTTTATTATCCTTCATAATCTTGATCACACTCCCCTTCTTTTTTTCATTTATTAATTAATGCTTGTCATTGTTCCTCGTTTTCACACTCTAAATATTCTAAAAGTTCTGCATCTTTTGTTCGGTTAAATTCTGGAGAAACACCATTATGAATATATTTTTTGTATCATTCTTTTGCATATTCCATATCGTCCTTTGCTTCGGATTCATTTACTACAAACATAAAATTTTTAAGTATCCGGTTATGCACAGGAATTTCCTCTGGTTCGGCATAATCGCTTTCTTTAAGGAAAGATGTAACAATTCAAAACTTTTTAATCCCTAAAATATACGCATAAAGTTGCGCTTGTTTAATGTAATTTTTCGGAACGTTTCGCTTTCATTCTGCAAATTTTTTCTCGCCAGCAGTTTTAATTTCTAACAAAACTTGCGACTTATTGGGCAAAGTAATAAATCCATCAGGTACCCCATTAATTAACGTGTCGTGACCACTAAAATAATCATAATTGTAATCTTTGGCGTTTGTACCCGAAACAATTACTTTTTCGTTTTCTTTTCTATTTTTATTAAGAAATTCATCAAGCAATTTAATCACTTTTGGCTCGACAGCTATCCCGGCATTTATGTATTTCATCACTAGTGGTTTTGGTGCTAAATATGCATAGCCACAAAAGGCATTAAAATCCGAACTAAACGCTGTTGCTTTCAAAATGTTACCTATTGTTGATCCTCCGATCTTTTTGTAACCATATTTTATTGCCGTTCCTGGATAAACACATTGTTTATTTAATAATTTTTCGTGCAAATCTCTGTTAATTACTACAACCCGCTTGTCATAATCAATTATGTAATCTTTGTTTTTATAATAATATCTTTTCATATAATAGAATTATATATAATACACATAATATTAATATAAATTCATTGTTAGTATACTAACAATATATAAGGCGGAGGAATATATGGGTCTTAAAGCAGGAATTGTAGGCTTGCCTAATGTGGGAAAAAGCTGTTTGTTTAATGCGCTTACGAAAAAAATGGTCGAATCGAGTAATTATGCATTTACTACAATCGACCCTAATATCAGCACAGTTACACTTGAAGATAAACGCCTTGATAAATTGGCTGAGATTGTTAAACCAGACAAAATTGTTTATGCAACCTTTGATTTTGTTGATATTGCCGGTCTCGTTAAAGGCGCTAGCAAAGGTGAAGGTTTAGGAAATAAATTTCTAAGCAACATTAAAGAGGTTAATGCTATAGTACATGTTGTAAGATGTTTTGAAAACAAAGATATTTTGCATGTTAATAATAAAATTGACCCGGTTTATGATGTTCAAACTATTAATGAAGAATTAATTCTTGCTGACATAAGCGCACTTGAAAGTATGATTGCTAAGATTAATAAAAAAGCGAAAAGCGGCGACAAAGAGGCGCAAGAAGAATACAATTTGTTCTTAAAAATTAAAAGTTTATTAGAATCGGGAAATTTAATTTACGATGATAAAGAACTTATGGCAAATGAAGACTTGTTTAAAAAATATCAATTTTTAACTGCAAAACCAATGATTTATGTTGCCAACATAGATGCAAAATCGCTTGATAATATAGAGGCGAACCCTTTTGTTGCAAGCCTAAAAAAATATTTAGGAAGTAAACCACTATTACCAATCTGCATCCTTACCGAAAACGAAATTTCTCAGGTTAATGATGATGAAAAAGTTGAATTTATGGAAATGTATAATTTACAAGACACAAGTCTTAATAAATTAACTAGAATAACTTTTGATATCCTCGGCTTAAAAACTTATTTTACTGCCGGTAAAATGGAAGTGAGAGCATGGGTATATAAAGATGGAATGTTGGCTCCAGAATGTGCAGGAATCATTCACTCTGATTTTCAAAATAAATTTATAAAAGCAGGGGTTATTTCATATGAAGATTATGTAAAATTTGAAGGTGAATTGGGAGCAAAAAACGCCGGAAAATTAAGACTCGAAGGTAAAAATTACATAATGAATGACGGCGATATCTGCCACTTTAGATTTGGAAAATAATATGCATAAATTTACATTAAAATTACCTTTAAATGAAAATCAAAAATTCGTTGATTTTCTACAAAAATCAATAAAAAATGTTGATTATTTGTTTTTAATAGGTGAATTAGGAACTGGAAAAACAACGCTTGTAAAACTAATTGGAAAATTGCTTGGCGAAACAAAAACAGTTAATTCGCCTTCGTTCAATTACATTAAAATTTATGATAAGTTCGTGCACATTGATGCTTACAATTTGAAAAATGGTATTGACGATTTTGAGGATTTCTTTGACGATAAATTAATTATCGTTGAATGAGCTAATTTGATCGACTATAAAAAATATAATAAACAATTAACAATTGAAATAAAATACACAAAAAACGAAGACGAACGAGAATACTTATTCTATTAAAAAAGGAGGTGCGCTATGATGTTGTTCGCAGACACCGCAGGTAAAGATTTATACATTGGCATTTTTAAAAATAACAAGTTGCATGCAAGAATTTATGTTTGTGATTTAGTTAAAAAAATTGAACCAATGATTTTTAAATTTAGACAACTATTAAAAGAAAAAAATATTAAATTAGAACAAATTGATTCATTCTATATTAATATTGGTCCCGGCTCTTTTACAGGTAGCCGTAGCGCACTAATTCTTTTCAAAACAATTGCAAGTGTTTTAAAAAAGGATATTTACATTGGTAATACATTTGACATCTTAAAAGTTCTAAAAACTGATAATGACATTTTTTTAGAAGCAAGCAAAACCCAACTATTTGTATGAAACCGCGATACAAATAAAGTCTCTCTTGTTGATAAAGCTTCCAATTTAATAACTTCTACTATTGATTATGAATTGCTTGAAAAAAATATTAAACTAATTACAAGTAATTTTAAATTGATAAATTCCGAAGAAATTATTGAACCACTTTACGCCAAAAATCCTCAAATAGGAGGTGTCTAAAATGCGAATCCTAGGTATAGAAACGAGTCATGACGACACATCGGTTGCTTTATGAGAAGACAATAAAATTGTTAAAATGATTACTTTATCACAAATTGATATTTTCAAAGAATTCGGAGGTACAATTCCAGAATTAGCATCTCGCGAACACACAAAGAACATTCAAATAATTTTTAACCTTTTAAATAAAAATAAAATGTTAGACTCTCTTGATTACATAGCCTACACAAATGAACCAGGCCTTATTGGTTCATTACAAGTTGGCAGACTTTTTGCAGAAGGTCTAAACATTGCTCTTGATGTTCCGCTTGTTCCAATTAATCATATGTTAGGACATTTTTATTCAGTAAATATTGATGAAAGAAAAATTAAATACCCCGCTCTAGCATTGGTTGTTTCTGGTGGTCATAGTGAAATTATTTTAGCTAAAAAACCATTAGATTATATTATTGTTGGCGAAACACAAGATGATGCAATCGGGGAAGCGTTTGATAAAGTATCCACTAAATGCAATCTAGGTTTTCCGGGTGGTCCAATTATAAATAAAATCTACAACAAAAATAAATGTCAAAAACTAATTAAATTCACAAAACCTAAAACTTTAAATGATTTAGATTTTTCATTCAGCGGTATCAAAACACAAGTAGTAAATTACTATAATAAAAATGCTAAAAATGACATTGATGTCGAAAACATTGTTACCTCATTTATGGACACTGCAATTAATTATGTGATTGAAAAAATGGAATTGGCAATAAATAAATTTAACCCAAAATCAATTATTCTTTGTGGTGGTGTAAGTTCTAATACATTATTACGTGAAAAGTTTTTAAAGCTACACAAAAACGCTTTAATTCCCGCACCAGAATACTGTCAAGATAACGGCGCAATGATTGCCCAATGTTGCTATGAAAAACTGCTTATAAGTAAGTAGTTTTTTTTAAACAATTTCTATGCTACTTTCAATAATTAATCAATGTTTTATGTTGAAAATAATAATTTTGTGTTTTTTAATTATGAATTACTGTTCCAGCAATTTTAATATAGAACAATAATTTATTTAATCGCATATTATATTATAGTTTTGTACTATTTATTTGAAGGGGAGATTATGAAAAGAATATATTTTGCAAATGCTTTATTTTCTCAAGCAGAAGTTATGTTTAATAAAACATTAATTGAAAAAATTCGAGAACTAAAAAAATACACAGTGTATGCACCACAAGAAAATATGAGTATTAATGATAAAACTAAATCAGCCGATTCTGTTGATATTTATCGCGCTGATAAAAATGAATTAGACCGCTCAGACATTCTTGTTGCTGTGCTTGATGGATTGGTAATTGATCCTGGCGTTGCTGCGGAAATCGGAATTTTTGCACAGTCAAAAAAACCAATTTTAGGCTTAATTACCGATTCTAGAAAAACCGGACATATGCAAGGAAATGATCCAAAATTAGAAATTATAAAAACTAAAGTTGCCGAGTCCCAATTCATGTATTTTAATTTATTTGTTATTGGCGCAATCAAAGAAAATGGTGATGTATTCGATAATGTGGATGATTTGATTTCTAAACTAAAAAACATGTAATTTAACGTGTTTTTTTATTTTTATTTTTTAACAATATAATCTTTATATGATGAAAAACAAAAATATTAAACTTCTTATAGGAACAGCTTTTAGCGTCATACCGCTAAGCGCATTATCATGTACCACGCCTTTTCACCAAGTTGATAAAGAGATAAACGTTACAAGTAAACGTTATGAATT
This region includes:
- a CDS encoding UU173 family protein → MKDNKKIDFRLFYNSMTRSKGLWFDDEESSDDDLEENILIISNFDDDEGEEKSYLNGPISIFEDYKKARDIFFENSTKNKKLHWNSSKSAEDKVKETIEEIKANKSDIIVNGALEYNDAVSTFYALDLKSMTLYVETFSIMPVAKDILKAYFAYGVVNGYFKPFNKSLACVKFICRSEEEKYELRKFYFKFTEHAVCLKARPNNMKRTLITKKFGFVNACNLKYLEDFEKSKLINMFDTLTLYEIGIPKRGTSNSLEVKESQKCVLNPFNGILTYIKGFMNHKFDKNDYLEKPILFYIENKSSWGDNPHFNDLYAEIFPEYAGIQGNFIPRKKLLDELTKGDLSLALMAKKYLNVKEQFIIPDREKLQQEIEKLDNKKVVWYDYESISLPYAIVENSRPYQQIVFQVSIIKSKNNKIYESKDIVYDPKTINVMDFVDNFYQLYEENADQYVVYNKGFENTRNDEMIVMIEQAMDDPEFAKKVSDKYNLTIVDLKNMVQSIKEKTYDLADIFDFRITNPKTTGATEITDRNVPLLYIPYLRFYYSIKKVEKFVSNNPEIKLEHKIKKYENLDIKNGMYAQEAGIKRYLGDHKDNVWKEVAEKLKEYCHNDVMAMLMAFDLVKYCQNKYKSK
- a CDS encoding MAGa7180 family putative nuclease, translating into MKRYYYKNKDYIIDYDKRVVVINRDLHEKLLNKQCVYPGTAIKYGYKKIGGSTIGNILKATAFSSDFNAFCGYAYLAPKPLVMKYINAGIAVEPKVIKLLDEFLNKNRKENEKVIVSGTNAKDYNYDYFSGHDTLINGVPDGFITLPNKSQVLLEIKTAGEKKFAEWKRNVPKNYIKQAQLYAYILGIKKFWIVTSFLKESDYAEPEEIPVHNRILKNFMFVVNESEAKDDMEYAKEWYKKYIHNGVSPEFNRTKDAELLEYLECENEEQWQALINKWKKEGECDQDYEG
- the ychF gene encoding redox-regulated ATPase YchF; translation: MGLKAGIVGLPNVGKSCLFNALTKKMVESSNYAFTTIDPNISTVTLEDKRLDKLAEIVKPDKIVYATFDFVDIAGLVKGASKGEGLGNKFLSNIKEVNAIVHVVRCFENKDILHVNNKIDPVYDVQTINEELILADISALESMIAKINKKAKSGDKEAQEEYNLFLKIKSLLESGNLIYDDKELMANEDLFKKYQFLTAKPMIYVANIDAKSLDNIEANPFVASLKKYLGSKPLLPICILTENEISQVNDDEKVEFMEMYNLQDTSLNKLTRITFDILGLKTYFTAGKMEVRAWVYKDGMLAPECAGIIHSDFQNKFIKAGVISYEDYVKFEGELGAKNAGKLRLEGKNYIMNDGDICHFRFGK
- the tsaE gene encoding tRNA (adenosine(37)-N6)-threonylcarbamoyltransferase complex ATPase subunit type 1 TsaE, which produces MHKFTLKLPLNENQKFVDFLQKSIKNVDYLFLIGELGTGKTTLVKLIGKLLGETKTVNSPSFNYIKIYDKFVHIDAYNLKNGIDDFEDFFDDKLIIVEWANLIDYKKYNKQLTIEIKYTKNEDEREYLFY
- the tsaD gene encoding tRNA (adenosine(37)-N6)-threonylcarbamoyltransferase complex transferase subunit TsaD, with protein sequence MRILGIETSHDDTSVALWEDNKIVKMITLSQIDIFKEFGGTIPELASREHTKNIQIIFNLLNKNKMLDSLDYIAYTNEPGLIGSLQVGRLFAEGLNIALDVPLVPINHMLGHFYSVNIDERKIKYPALALVVSGGHSEIILAKKPLDYIIVGETQDDAIGEAFDKVSTKCNLGFPGGPIINKIYNKNKCQKLIKFTKPKTLNDLDFSFSGIKTQVVNYYNKNAKNDIDVENIVTSFMDTAINYVIEKMELAINKFNPKSIILCGGVSSNTLLREKFLKLHKNALIPAPEYCQDNGAMIAQCCYEKLLISK
- a CDS encoding nucleoside 2-deoxyribosyltransferase; protein product: MKRIYFANALFSQAEVMFNKTLIEKIRELKKYTVYAPQENMSINDKTKSADSVDIYRADKNELDRSDILVAVLDGLVIDPGVAAEIGIFAQSKKPILGLITDSRKTGHMQGNDPKLEIIKTKVAESQFMYFNLFVIGAIKENGDVFDNVDDLISKLKNM